From the genome of Pectobacterium atrosepticum:
CGGTAAGCAAAAGCGGGAGCCGCTGGCGCTTTCCCAGGCGTCGCTGGTTTAGTTGGCAGCGGCATAATCTCGGCGCTGTGTACAGTTTCCGGGGCGTTATCTGCGGTAATTGGAATGACCTGGGCCTGGTTTTTCATCATCAACCTCACTTATTTCTTCACGCTAAAACTGTTGGCATAACCCGCCGGATCGCTACCGTCCCAGCGACGACCGTCGATGAGCACGCTGCTGCGCATGTCGCTACCGGGCAAGGGCACATTCCCTACGGCATCGGCTGCCTGCTTGTAGATATCAATACGGTTAACCTGCTTCGCGACGGCCAGATAGTCCGGTTCTTCGGTGAGCAAGCCCCAGCGTTTATGCTGAGTGAGGAACCACATCCCGTCGGACAGGTACGGGTAGTTCACCGAACCGTCGTGGTAGAAACGCATCGCGTGTTCGTCTTTCCAGCTTTTCCCTAATCCGTTTTCGTACTGACCCAGCATGCGTCCGACAATGGTTTCTTCTTTGGCATTGATGTAAGCGCGTCCGGCAACCACACCAGCCGTCTCACGGCGGTTGTCGTCCGAAGCATCAATCCAGCGCGAGGCATCGAGGATCGCAGCGGTCAACGCACGGGCACTATTCGGGTTGCCGTTCACCCAGTCAGCGCGAGTACCCAGCACTTTTTCCGGGTGATCCGGCCAAATGTCTTGCGAAGTGGCGGCGGTGAAGCCGATGTTTTCACTGATGGCACGCTGGTTCCACGGTTCGCCAACGCAGTAGCCGACCATGTTGCCAATCTTCATGTTCATCACCATCTGCGGCGGCGGTACTACTACGGTGCGCACATCGTTCAGCGGATGAATCCCCGCAGAGGCCAGCCAGTAGTAGAGCCACATGGCGTGTGTGCCGGTCGGGAAGGTTTGCGCGAAGGTGTAAGTACCCGCAGGGCTGGCGGAGACATATTTTTGCAGTGCGGCGAGATCCGTGACGTTGGCTTCACGCAGTTGGTTCGCTAGCGTGATCCCTTGTCCGTTCTGGTTGAGCGTCATCAGCGCTGCCATATTACTCTGCGCCCCGGACAGCCCCATTTGCAGACCGTACAACTGCCCATAAAGAATGTGGGCCGCATCCAGTTCTCCCGACACCAGCTTGTCGCGCACCGCAGCCCAACTGGCTTCTTTGCTGGGAACGAGGGTGATGCCGTATTTCTTATCGAAGCCTTTCACTGCGGCCATCACGACCGAGGCGCAGTCCGTCAACGGGATGAACCCAACCCGGATTTCCTTTTTCTCCGGCGCGTCGGAACCCGCAGCCCAGGCGCTATTCATCAACCCCGGCAGCATCAGGCTGCTTCCCAGTGCGGCGCTCCCCAACAGAAATTGGCGGCGAGAGACGGTTATGCTCTTGGTTTTGGAATCACTCATCAACGACACCCTTGCGCAAAATGCCTTTTCAGGCGGTAAAAACAAAAACGGCGTCCACAAGCCC
Proteins encoded in this window:
- a CDS encoding nitrate ABC transporter substrate-binding protein, which produces MSDSKTKSITVSRRQFLLGSAALGSSLMLPGLMNSAWAAGSDAPEKKEIRVGFIPLTDCASVVMAAVKGFDKKYGITLVPSKEASWAAVRDKLVSGELDAAHILYGQLYGLQMGLSGAQSNMAALMTLNQNGQGITLANQLREANVTDLAALQKYVSASPAGTYTFAQTFPTGTHAMWLYYWLASAGIHPLNDVRTVVVPPPQMVMNMKIGNMVGYCVGEPWNQRAISENIGFTAATSQDIWPDHPEKVLGTRADWVNGNPNSARALTAAILDASRWIDASDDNRRETAGVVAGRAYINAKEETIVGRMLGQYENGLGKSWKDEHAMRFYHDGSVNYPYLSDGMWFLTQHKRWGLLTEEPDYLAVAKQVNRIDIYKQAADAVGNVPLPGSDMRSSVLIDGRRWDGSDPAGYANSFSVKK